A single Panthera tigris isolate Pti1 chromosome A3, P.tigris_Pti1_mat1.1, whole genome shotgun sequence DNA region contains:
- the PLEK gene encoding pleckstrin produces the protein MEPKRIREGYLVKRGSVFNTWKPMWVVLLEDGIEFYKKKSDNSPKGMIPLKGSTLTSPCQDFGKRMFVFKITTTKQQDHFFQAAFLEERDAWVRDIKKAIKCIEGGQKFARKSTRRSIRLPETVDLGALYLSMKDTEKGIKELNLEKDKKIFNHCFTGNCVIDWLVSNKSVRNRQEGLMIASSLLNEGYLQPAGELSKNAVDGTAENPFLDNPDAFYYFPDSGFFCEENSSDDDVILKEEFRGVVIKQGCLLKQGHRRKNWKVRKFILREDPAYLHYYDPAGGEDPLGAIHLRGCVVTSVESNPDGRKSEEENLFEIITADEVHYFLQAATAKERTEWIKAIQVASRTGK, from the exons ATGGAGCCAAAGCGGATCAGGGAGGGCTACCTTGTGAAGAGG GGAAGTGTGTTCAACACCTGGAAACCCATGTGGGTTGTATTGTTAGAAGATGGAATTGAATTCTATAAGAAGAAAAGTGACAACAGCCCCAAAGGAATGATCCCCCTGAAAGGAAGCACACTGACTAGTCCTTGTCAAGACTTTGGCAAAAGGATG tttgtgTTTAAGATCACTACGACCAAACAGCAGGACCACTTCTTCCAGGcagccttcctggaggagagagATGCTTGGGTTCGAGACATCAAGAAGGCCATTAAATGCATTGAAGGAGGTCAGAAGTTTGCAAGGAAATCTACCAGGAGGTCCATTCGACTGCCAGAAACCGTTGACTTAGG TGCCTTGTATCTGTCCATGAAAGAcactgaaaaaggaataaaagagctGAATCTAGAGAAGGACAAGAAGATTTTTAATCACTGCTTCACAG GCAACTGTGTCATTGATTGGCTGGTTTCCAATAAATCTGTTCGGAATCGCCAGGAAGGCCTCATGATTGCCTCCTCGCTGCTCAATGAAGGGTACCTGCAGCCTGCTGGAGAACTGTCCAAGAATGCAGTGGATGGAACTGCTGAAAACCCTTTCCTGGACAACCCTGATGCCTTCTACTACTTT CCAGACAGCGGGTTCTTCTGTGAAGAGAATTCCAGTGATGACGATGTGATTCTGAAAGAAGAATTCAGAGGGGTCGTTATCAAGCAAGGATGTTTACTGAAACAG GGGCACAGGAGGAAAAACTGGAAAGTGAGGAAGTTCATTCTGAGAGAAGACCCTGCCTACCTGCACTACTATGACCCTGCTGGG GGGGAAGATCCCTTGGGAGCAATTCACTTGAGAGGCTGTGTAGTGACTTCAGTGGAGAGCAACCCAGATG GCAGGAAAAGCGAAGAAGAAAACCTCTTTGAGATCATCACAGCTGATGAAGTTCATTATTTCTTGCAAGCGGCCACTGCCAAGGAGCGCACCGAGTGGATCAAAGCCATCCAGGTGGCCTCTCGGACTGGGAAGTGA